In Nostoc sp. PCC 7120 = FACHB-418, the following proteins share a genomic window:
- a CDS encoding tyrosine-type recombinase/integrase gives MPNEPVWGELVKVELEACLDAPITRYFDAELQGDPDVLAQLLADKRNPNTRRAYEKDLRDFFMKMTLMPPTGDSVLEFLHLQREQAVMVVLKYKAKLIASGVREATINRRLAAIKSLAKMGRKLGVCNYSLEDVEGEKVKAYRDTRGVDSKTIALVLGQFDRETLIGKRNYAIFLVLWGLALRRQEICQLNVGDFDFYGRKLRVLGKGKGTNEEYLDMSKDVAAAIADWLIARGDLKPDLPIFTALDFHNSGHRLTTDAIYKIVASAFKKVGVKKPMSPHRVRHSAITAALDATDGNIRKVQKLSRHADPRTLMIYDDNRNKDLWEMSELLTGMLKDSE, from the coding sequence ATGCCTAACGAGCCGGTTTGGGGGGAATTAGTCAAGGTAGAGTTAGAAGCGTGTCTAGATGCGCCAATCACTAGGTATTTTGACGCAGAGCTTCAGGGCGACCCGGATGTGTTGGCGCAACTGTTGGCAGATAAGCGCAACCCCAATACTCGGCGGGCTTACGAGAAAGATTTGCGGGATTTCTTTATGAAGATGACTCTAATGCCGCCAACTGGGGATAGTGTGCTGGAGTTTCTGCACTTGCAGCGCGAGCAAGCGGTGATGGTGGTGCTGAAGTATAAGGCGAAATTGATAGCTTCGGGGGTGCGGGAAGCAACAATTAATCGGCGGTTGGCGGCGATTAAGTCTTTGGCGAAGATGGGGCGGAAGTTGGGGGTGTGCAATTATTCCCTGGAAGATGTCGAAGGGGAGAAGGTCAAGGCATATCGAGATACGCGGGGGGTTGATAGCAAGACGATAGCACTTGTACTTGGGCAGTTTGACAGGGAGACTTTGATTGGTAAACGCAATTATGCCATCTTTCTGGTGCTGTGGGGTTTAGCTTTGCGTCGTCAGGAGATATGTCAGTTAAATGTGGGTGACTTTGATTTTTATGGGCGCAAGTTGCGAGTTTTGGGTAAGGGGAAGGGAACGAATGAAGAATATTTAGATATGTCAAAAGATGTGGCGGCGGCGATAGCTGATTGGTTGATTGCACGAGGGGATTTGAAACCCGATTTACCAATTTTTACAGCATTAGATTTTCATAACTCTGGGCATAGATTGACTACGGATGCTATCTATAAAATAGTGGCTAGTGCTTTTAAGAAGGTGGGGGTAAAGAAACCGATGTCACCTCACAGGGTGAGGCATTCGGCGATTACGGCAGCACTTGATGCGACGGATGGGAATATTAGAAAGGTGCAGAAGTTGAGCCGTCATGCTGACCCCAGAACGTTGATGATTTATGATGATAACCGGAATAAAGACCTGTGGGAAATGTCGGAATTGTTAACGGGGATGTTGAAGGATTCCGAGTGA
- a CDS encoding NACHT domain-containing protein, translating to MNQPLNPEPNQPSKQDIDIQQQVDTSTLDNGMQAIKGNKNFQNQSNNTSSGNNVNISINPYKETEITESFFIKEFKRVLPLLPLFFLTAFLAIAIHERFKNTNIDLTLLNQLFKWIINIIWKWLLSQDLYFLIALLILLIDIILKWKNHERYKQLNTFQEANAIKTPYSWEEESRKFKKRYYDELIYNCRDYRTQGLKTKGPFTLDLEKVFVALRLAPECVDRIPNGMIHLKYGSNPTEIWDWLIASQEFHAFRSIAIIAPPGYGKTTLLEYLVLNYANNTYFQHNAKAPELIPIILYLREIQNSIIEEQPDLPTLIEQQELVKKNQPLKSWFEDNLRLNINLTTRNYKTQKCLVMFDGLDEVELHQRQLISRWVNKQIQEYPHAIFLLTSRPFGYRSAPVENIKAILEIHPFNSKQVQFFIQNWYLQNEIMSRHGQKDQGIQQNANRKSDDLIERIKNNSSLAAMALNPLLLTMIATVHCYRGALPGRRVELYAEICDVMLGRRQDSKGIADLLTSDQKKVVLQVLALFLMNQNTREFDLMLGSSVIQDVLSQVAGNKLSPEDFIKNVEDVCGLLVEKEKNIYEFAHKSFQEYLAAVQIKESKQEHILINKLKDDWWHETIRLYAAQTDATNIISTALSNLDLMSLKLALDCQEESLKVAPIIRERLIKTLDDGLESSDIEILKLAAQVKLARRLGRLVRIDEKKQIDNSYITCVEYQLFIEETGNALYPENWHGNRFLPGDSQKPVNGISWQIANRFCAWLTTWSKTQNINAQLNIKEFANYYRLLTEYEKKQYDFNDDETLSETGIHILNVVLPDKYTQLFYYLLNFEWKKADEETARLILQISGQLEEKFLDTKYIKYFPCEDIRIINDLWIYASKGHFGFKVQKDIYKRLGGTNNYSQKIWEKFGEYIGWRKKTRWLYQNELIYNMDAPEGHLPSYPIFPWGFSYLFHTTPTARRLSDITRFLSRIENCGL from the coding sequence ATGAATCAGCCGCTAAATCCAGAACCTAATCAACCATCTAAACAGGATATTGATATTCAACAACAAGTTGATACTTCTACTTTAGATAATGGAATGCAGGCTATTAAAGGAAATAAAAATTTTCAAAATCAGTCTAATAATACTTCGTCGGGAAATAATGTAAATATTTCTATTAATCCGTATAAAGAAACAGAAATCACTGAAAGTTTTTTCATAAAAGAATTTAAACGAGTATTACCTTTACTACCGCTCTTTTTTTTAACAGCATTTCTGGCGATAGCAATTCATGAACGTTTCAAAAATACAAATATTGATTTGACTTTGCTAAACCAATTATTTAAATGGATAATAAATATTATTTGGAAATGGCTATTATCACAAGATTTGTATTTTCTAATTGCTTTATTAATTTTACTAATAGATATTATTTTGAAATGGAAAAATCATGAAAGATATAAACAATTAAATACATTCCAAGAAGCAAATGCTATAAAAACACCATATTCTTGGGAGGAAGAATCAAGAAAATTTAAAAAAAGGTATTATGATGAATTAATTTATAATTGCCGTGATTATCGGACTCAAGGATTGAAAACTAAAGGCCCTTTTACTTTGGATCTAGAAAAGGTATTTGTAGCACTCAGGCTTGCACCAGAATGTGTTGATAGAATACCTAACGGTATGATTCATCTTAAATATGGATCTAATCCAACAGAGATATGGGATTGGTTAATAGCAAGTCAGGAGTTCCATGCTTTTCGTAGTATAGCAATCATCGCTCCTCCAGGATATGGTAAAACAACTTTGTTGGAATACTTGGTTTTAAATTATGCTAACAATACATATTTTCAGCATAATGCTAAAGCGCCTGAATTAATTCCCATAATACTTTATTTACGGGAGATTCAAAACTCAATTATTGAAGAGCAACCTGATTTACCAACTTTAATTGAACAACAAGAATTAGTAAAAAAAAATCAGCCATTAAAAAGTTGGTTTGAAGATAATTTGAGATTAAATATAAATTTAACAACTAGAAATTATAAAACTCAGAAATGTTTAGTAATGTTCGATGGATTAGATGAAGTAGAGCTTCATCAACGCCAATTAATTAGTAGATGGGTAAACAAGCAAATTCAAGAATATCCTCATGCTATTTTTTTACTAACCTCTCGCCCTTTTGGTTATCGTAGCGCCCCTGTGGAAAACATTAAGGCAATTTTAGAAATACATCCATTTAACTCAAAGCAGGTGCAATTTTTTATCCAAAATTGGTATCTTCAAAATGAAATTATGAGTCGGCATGGGCAAAAAGATCAAGGTATACAACAGAATGCTAACCGAAAATCCGATGATCTAATTGAACGTATAAAAAATAATTCATCTTTAGCGGCAATGGCTTTAAATCCACTGTTATTAACTATGATTGCTACAGTTCATTGTTATCGTGGTGCTTTACCAGGAAGAAGAGTAGAATTGTATGCTGAAATTTGTGATGTTATGTTGGGTAGGCGACAAGATTCTAAAGGAATTGCTGATTTACTAACATCTGATCAGAAGAAAGTAGTACTTCAAGTTTTAGCATTATTTTTAATGAATCAAAATACTCGTGAGTTTGATTTAATGTTAGGTAGTTCAGTTATCCAAGATGTTTTATCACAAGTAGCTGGTAATAAATTATCACCAGAAGATTTTATAAAAAATGTTGAGGATGTCTGTGGATTACTTGTAGAAAAAGAAAAAAATATTTATGAATTTGCTCATAAAAGTTTCCAAGAATACTTAGCAGCAGTTCAAATAAAAGAAAGTAAACAAGAACATATATTAATTAATAAATTAAAAGATGATTGGTGGCACGAAACTATTAGACTTTATGCTGCCCAAACTGATGCAACTAATATAATTTCTACAGCTTTAAGTAATTTAGATTTAATGTCTTTAAAACTTGCACTAGATTGTCAGGAGGAAAGTTTAAAAGTGGCTCCAATTATAAGAGAAAGACTGATTAAAACTTTGGATGATGGTTTAGAATCATCTGATATAGAAATTTTAAAATTAGCAGCACAAGTAAAGTTGGCGAGGCGATTAGGTAGACTAGTTCGTATTGATGAAAAAAAACAAATTGATAATAGTTATATTACTTGCGTTGAATATCAGTTATTTATTGAAGAAACAGGTAATGCTTTATATCCTGAAAATTGGCATGGTAATAGATTCTTACCTGGAGATTCCCAAAAACCCGTTAATGGAATAAGTTGGCAAATCGCAAATAGATTTTGTGCTTGGCTGACAACATGGAGTAAAACACAAAATATTAATGCCCAGTTAAATATAAAAGAATTTGCCAACTATTATAGATTATTAACAGAATATGAAAAGAAACAATATGATTTTAATGATGATGAAACATTATCTGAAACTGGGATTCATATATTAAATGTTGTATTGCCAGATAAATATACTCAACTATTTTATTATCTTTTAAATTTTGAATGGAAAAAAGCTGATGAAGAAACAGCGAGATTAATACTTCAAATAAGCGGGCAGTTAGAAGAAAAATTTTTAGACACTAAATATATTAAGTATTTTCCCTGTGAGGATATTAGAATTATTAATGACCTATGGATATACGCTAGTAAGGGTCATTTTGGGTTCAAAGTTCAAAAGGACATTTATAAAAGATTAGGTGGAACTAATAATTATAGTCAGAAAATATGGGAAAAATTTGGCGAATATATTGGCTGGCGTAAAAAAACACGATGGTTATATCAAAATGAGTTAATTTACAATATGGATGCACCAGAAGGACATCTTCCTTCTTACCCAATTTTTCCTTGGGGGTTTTCATATCTGTTTCATACTACGCCCACCGCTAGGAGACTATCAGACATAACTCGATTTCTATCTCGTATAGAAAATTGTGGCCTTTAA
- a CDS encoding transposase, whose protein sequence is MSIHPQNIPDIPVETVQVARAAFPKGNIYLQIRDTLGSIYEDEAFVELFSQRGQPAESPWRHRAEIPANSEIEPGKPYQF, encoded by the coding sequence ATGTCGATACATCCCCAAAATATACCTGACATACCCGTTGAAACTGTACAGGTGGCTCGTGCTGCCTTTCCCAAGGGAAATATTTACCTACAGATACGCGATACATTGGGCAGTATTTATGAAGATGAAGCTTTTGTAGAGTTGTTTTCGCAACGGGGACAACCAGCAGAGTCCCCTTGGAGGCATAGAGCCGAGATCCCTGCAAACTCGGAAATAGAGCCTGGAAAGCCTTACCAATTCTAG